The Candidatus Omnitrophota bacterium genome window below encodes:
- a CDS encoding lysophospholipid acyltransferase family protein — translation MFKFYLYKLGQFLVNRLPLPVAYSITSFVSTMQYYLSIRDRHAVQSNLKCIVPDAKNIPFLAREVFRNFGKYLADFFRMAKNMDKKYIENNVKLVNRHYIDDVLKKGKGGIILTAHIGNWELGGVVLTTLGYPLAAIALPHKERPVNDLFNNQRESKGVVIVPTSIAIRKCLEYLKANRLVALLADRDFGLHGVALDFLGKKTMIPKGPAVFCLKTGAPIIPAFVIRNPDETFTLTCEEPIFPPPVEHLDEDAALLDIMKKYTLIIENVVRKFPTQWLMFREFWIK, via the coding sequence ATGTTTAAATTCTATCTTTATAAATTGGGGCAATTCTTAGTCAATCGTTTGCCACTTCCGGTCGCCTACTCAATAACCAGCTTCGTTTCCACGATGCAGTATTATCTGTCCATTCGTGATCGTCATGCCGTTCAGAGTAATCTCAAATGCATTGTGCCTGACGCCAAGAACATTCCCTTTTTAGCCAGGGAAGTTTTTAGAAATTTTGGAAAATATTTAGCCGACTTTTTTCGCATGGCTAAGAATATGGACAAAAAATATATTGAGAACAATGTCAAATTGGTGAATCGTCATTATATCGACGATGTTCTTAAAAAAGGCAAGGGCGGGATTATCTTAACGGCCCATATCGGCAACTGGGAATTAGGCGGAGTGGTGCTCACAACCTTGGGTTATCCTTTGGCGGCTATTGCCTTGCCGCATAAAGAGCGCCCCGTCAACGATCTGTTTAATAATCAGCGTGAATCTAAAGGCGTTGTCATTGTTCCGACCAGCATTGCCATTCGTAAATGCCTTGAGTATTTAAAGGCGAATCGTTTGGTGGCGCTTTTGGCCGATAGAGATTTCGGATTGCACGGTGTGGCTTTGGATTTTCTCGGGAAAAAAACGATGATCCCCAAAGGGCCGGCTGTTTTTTGCCTTAAAACCGGCGCTCCCATTATTCCTGCTTTTGTTATCCGTAATCCTGATGAAACCTTTACGCTAACTTGTGAAGAGCCTATTTTTCCTCCTCCGGTTGAACATTTGGACGAAGATGCTGCGTTACTGGACATTATGAAAAAGTACACCTTGATCATTGAAAATGTCGTGCGGAAATTTCCTACACAATGGCTTATGTTCAGGGAGTTTTGGATCAAATGA
- a CDS encoding glycosyltransferase family 2 protein, which produces MKVCVTIPAYNEAAAIGPLVEEIKKKNLSVVVIDDGSTDNTGDIARRAGAFVLRHENKKGKGASLRDGFAYALKENFDGVLTMDGDGQHAPEDIDLFLAKASQHPRSIILGSRMDNPRGMPLIRFLTNKIMSAVISRIAKQDMPDTQCGFRFISTAVLREVQVASSDFEAESEILIESNRKSFKIYSVPIKTIYRNEKSKINPLMDTIRFVKYLLRTLRSKRT; this is translated from the coding sequence ATGAAAGTCTGCGTTACTATTCCCGCCTACAATGAGGCCGCGGCGATCGGGCCTTTGGTTGAAGAAATAAAAAAGAAGAATTTAAGTGTTGTTGTTATTGATGACGGTTCAACGGATAATACCGGAGATATCGCCCGAAGGGCAGGAGCTTTTGTTCTAAGGCATGAAAATAAAAAAGGCAAAGGCGCTTCTTTGCGTGATGGATTTGCTTATGCATTAAAGGAAAATTTTGACGGTGTCTTAACGATGGACGGCGACGGACAGCATGCGCCGGAAGACATTGATTTGTTCCTTGCTAAGGCCAGCCAGCATCCGCGCAGTATTATTTTGGGCAGCCGCATGGACAACCCCAGAGGAATGCCGCTCATTCGATTTTTAACAAATAAGATCATGTCGGCGGTGATTTCAAGGATCGCCAAGCAAGATATGCCAGATACACAATGCGGATTTCGATTTATCAGTACGGCTGTTTTGCGGGAAGTCCAAGTGGCCTCGTCAGATTTTGAAGCGGAGTCAGAAATTTTAATTGAGTCAAACCGAAAAAGCTTTAAAATATACTCGGTGCCCATCAAGACCATTTATCGCAATGAGAAAAGCAAGATCAATCCCTTGATGGACACGATCCGGTTCGTGAAATATCTTTTGCGTACACTAAGATCAAAACGTACGTAA
- a CDS encoding CBS domain-containing protein, giving the protein MELQHSESFYIRTLLNKVKIKEVMATKLITLFVDDPFSLVEEKLRRFHIRHLPVVDKAGKLVGIVTQRDLYRVQSPRKDEEGNWYYDKESLDSFILKHVMTKDPVILFPESSIAEALLLMVEKKYGCIPIVDRNHLLCGIITQVDILRIAAQILKEK; this is encoded by the coding sequence ATGGAACTTCAACATAGCGAAAGTTTCTATATTCGGACATTGCTCAATAAAGTTAAGATCAAAGAGGTCATGGCGACTAAACTCATCACGCTTTTTGTTGACGACCCCTTTAGCCTGGTTGAAGAAAAACTTCGCAGATTTCATATCCGCCATTTGCCGGTTGTTGATAAGGCGGGAAAACTGGTGGGCATTGTAACGCAGCGCGATCTTTACCGGGTCCAATCACCGCGTAAAGATGAAGAGGGCAACTGGTATTACGATAAAGAATCTCTGGATAGTTTTATTTTAAAACATGTGATGACCAAAGATCCTGTTATTCTTTTCCCGGAAAGCTCTATTGCCGAAGCCTTACTTTTGATGGTTGAAAAAAAGTATGGATGTATTCCTATTGTCGACAGAAATCACCTTCTTTGCGGGATCATTACTCAAGTTGATATCTTGCGCATTGCGGCCCAGATCCTTAAAGAAAAATAG
- the amrB gene encoding AmmeMemoRadiSam system protein B has product MIRKPAVAGYFYPGKKEELEKKLRSFLKESGAQAIPKNRVTGLLLPHAGYEYSGLVAAETVFSSEFKDILIILGPNHTGLGEALSVFTEGHWQMPMGDVEIQADLAKKIVECSRFLKSDTLAHQSEHSVEVILPFLQFVKKEVGIVPIILAQASLDVCQAIARDIIAALDALRLRDRVSIIASSDMTHYEPQESAQKKDHCAIEAIVNLDSRELLKRTEEFNISMCGVVPAIIMMEIAKELKANRGCLVKYQTSGNATGDYRSVVGYAGIKII; this is encoded by the coding sequence ATGATCCGAAAGCCTGCCGTTGCCGGCTATTTTTACCCCGGCAAGAAAGAAGAATTAGAAAAGAAATTACGTTCTTTCTTAAAAGAAAGTGGCGCGCAGGCGATCCCTAAAAATAGAGTTACCGGTCTTTTATTGCCGCATGCGGGATATGAATATTCGGGGCTGGTCGCTGCCGAAACGGTTTTTAGCAGCGAATTTAAAGATATTCTGATCATTTTGGGCCCGAATCATACGGGGTTAGGCGAAGCCCTTAGCGTTTTTACCGAAGGGCATTGGCAAATGCCGATGGGTGATGTTGAGATCCAAGCCGATCTTGCTAAAAAGATAGTAGAGTGTTCGCGTTTTTTGAAAAGTGATACGCTGGCTCACCAGTCGGAACATTCCGTCGAGGTCATTTTACCTTTCTTGCAATTTGTTAAGAAAGAGGTCGGTATCGTTCCGATCATTCTGGCGCAGGCATCTTTGGATGTCTGCCAAGCTATTGCCAGAGATATCATAGCCGCATTGGATGCGCTAAGGCTTCGTGACCGCGTATCTATCATTGCCAGTTCGGATATGACGCATTATGAACCGCAAGAGTCGGCGCAAAAAAAAGACCATTGCGCTATTGAAGCGATCGTTAACTTAGACTCCAGAGAGCTTTTAAAACGTACCGAAGAATTTAACATTTCGATGTGCGGTGTTGTTCCTGCAATTATCATGATGGAAATAGCGAAGGAATTAAAAGCCAACAGGGGATGTTTGGTGAAATATCAAACGAGCGGAAATGCAACCGGTGATTACCGTTCGGTGGTAGGTTATGCCGGGATAAAAATTATTTAA
- a CDS encoding DUF1844 domain-containing protein, giving the protein MSDEKHVDESWKDAISNEKNSEGIIIGAGSSKPKEEGLIHNEDVPSHDESTELPEFNFMAYITSLAFQSMIFLGEIPNPMTNTIDKNLRQAKFIIDTLLILKEKTAGNLDDQENDALNGFIYELQMKFVQHAQKEGQEGQS; this is encoded by the coding sequence ATGAGTGACGAAAAACATGTTGATGAGAGCTGGAAAGACGCGATTTCCAACGAAAAGAATTCAGAAGGCATCATTATTGGCGCGGGTTCAAGCAAGCCCAAAGAAGAAGGCCTTATCCATAACGAAGATGTTCCAAGCCATGATGAATCCACCGAGTTGCCGGAATTTAATTTCATGGCTTACATTACGAGTTTAGCTTTTCAGTCGATGATCTTTTTAGGTGAAATTCCTAATCCGATGACCAATACGATCGACAAAAATCTTCGCCAGGCAAAATTTATTATTGATACGCTGCTTATTTTAAAAGAAAAAACAGCCGGGAATCTTGATGACCAGGAAAATGACGCGCTCAACGGTTTTATTTATGAATTACAGATGAAATTTGTTCAACACGCTCAAAAAGAAGGGCAGGAAGGGCAATCATGA
- a CDS encoding Trm112 family protein, with protein MIDAELLAILACPACKSDVKHQGNKIVCVKCGRKYPIKNGIPIMLIEEAEK; from the coding sequence ATGATTGATGCCGAACTTCTCGCGATATTAGCTTGTCCGGCGTGCAAATCGGATGTTAAACATCAGGGCAATAAGATCGTCTGTGTTAAATGCGGACGGAAGTATCCTATTAAAAACGGAATTCCCATTATGCTTATTGAAGAAGCGGAAAAATAA
- the aroQ gene encoding type II 3-dehydroquinate dehydratase, giving the protein MKKILVIHGPNLGLLGKRETDVYGTTTLETINNLLKKIAAKEKVSLEIFQSNHEGEIVDKIGSAKKNKISAILINPAAYTHTSVAIRDAIAAVDLPAVEVHLSNIYAREEFRHTSLIAPVVCGQVSGFGVQSYLLGLQATILLIK; this is encoded by the coding sequence TTGAAAAAAATATTAGTTATTCACGGGCCGAATTTGGGGCTTTTAGGAAAACGCGAAACGGATGTTTACGGAACAACGACTCTTGAAACGATCAATAACCTTCTTAAAAAAATAGCGGCTAAAGAAAAGGTTTCTTTAGAGATCTTTCAGTCGAACCACGAAGGAGAGATCGTCGATAAGATCGGCAGTGCTAAGAAAAATAAGATCAGCGCTATTCTTATCAATCCGGCGGCGTACACTCATACCAGCGTTGCTATTCGAGATGCGATCGCCGCAGTTGACCTTCCTGCGGTGGAAGTCCATCTTTCCAATATTTATGCCCGCGAAGAATTTCGACATACGTCTTTGATCGCGCCGGTTGTTTGCGGACAAGTCAGCGGTTTTGGGGTTCAAAGCTATTTATTGGGCCTTCAGGCAACCATTCTTCTGATCAAATAA
- a CDS encoding Xaa-Pro peptidase family protein has protein sequence MNSKFKQLTAVFKEQGIDAFLVTKDVNIRYLTGFPASESWLLVCPRNVFYITDFRYILEAKKGLKDVAVVRYEKSIFETTLQLSRSQKVKALGFDERHLSLSTFRKLKQSFGNKVKLKGADHLVEDLREIKTKDEIVKIRKALALHHQAHKFLKTVVKPGLTEREVFRRLERFVKDRQAGFSFDPIIASGPNSCLPHGKVTDRKIRNNEPVLVDMGIDLDGYKSDLTRMFFLGRMARQIHEVNEIVKVAQQKAIEKIRCGLKACEIDQEARNHISRNKLGEFFGHSLGHGVGLEIHEAPSISSKSSSLIKENMIFTVEPAVYIPNKFGIRIEDMVLVTKSDCEVLSHVIH, from the coding sequence GTGAATTCTAAATTTAAACAACTCACAGCTGTTTTTAAAGAACAGGGGATTGACGCGTTTTTGGTGACCAAAGACGTCAATATCCGGTATCTGACCGGTTTTCCTGCTAGCGAGTCGTGGCTTCTCGTTTGTCCGAGAAACGTTTTTTATATAACGGATTTTCGTTATATTTTAGAGGCAAAAAAAGGATTAAAAGATGTTGCGGTCGTGCGCTATGAAAAGTCGATCTTTGAAACAACTTTACAGCTAAGCCGCTCCCAAAAAGTTAAAGCACTTGGCTTTGATGAAAGGCATTTATCTTTATCTACCTTTCGTAAGCTAAAACAAAGCTTTGGAAATAAGGTAAAGCTAAAAGGGGCCGACCATCTTGTTGAAGATCTGCGCGAAATTAAAACAAAAGATGAGATCGTTAAGATTCGCAAAGCTTTAGCGCTTCATCATCAAGCGCATAAATTCCTTAAAACGGTTGTCAAGCCGGGTTTGACCGAGCGGGAGGTGTTCCGCCGCCTGGAAAGATTTGTCAAAGACCGCCAAGCAGGGTTTTCTTTTGACCCGATCATCGCCTCAGGGCCTAATTCTTGCCTTCCGCATGGCAAGGTAACGGACCGCAAGATACGAAACAATGAACCGGTCTTAGTGGACATGGGAATTGATTTGGACGGCTATAAATCTGACTTGACACGTATGTTCTTTTTGGGTAGAATGGCTCGTCAAATTCACGAAGTCAATGAGATTGTTAAAGTTGCGCAACAAAAAGCTATTGAAAAGATTCGTTGTGGACTCAAGGCTTGTGAAATTGACCAAGAGGCACGTAACCATATATCAAGAAATAAGTTAGGGGAGTTTTTCGGTCATTCGCTTGGCCACGGAGTGGGGTTAGAGATCCACGAAGCTCCGTCGATTTCGTCAAAAAGCTCTTCTTTAATAAAAGAAAATATGATCTTTACCGTCGAACCAGCCGTGTACATTCCCAATAAATTCGGTATCCGCATTGAAGATATGGTCCTGGTCACAAAATCTGATTGTGAGGTTTTAAGTCATGTTATCCATTAA
- the efp gene encoding elongation factor P yields MLSINEITNGIVLRVEGELYLVVDYSHVKPGKGSAFVRVKLKKMKTDLVIERTYRTAERLEDVFMEERRFQYQYNAGDTFHFMDQTTFEEIAVSRDVLGEKVIDYLQDNLELIAVYCDNKLMKIHLPNFIVAQITEAEPGFKGDSSRAGTKPAKIATGATVQVPLFINPGEWVKIDTRTDQYVERVQK; encoded by the coding sequence ATGTTATCCATTAATGAGATCACCAACGGTATTGTTCTGCGCGTGGAAGGGGAACTTTACCTCGTTGTTGATTATAGCCATGTGAAACCCGGCAAGGGCAGCGCGTTTGTTCGGGTCAAATTGAAGAAAATGAAAACCGATTTGGTGATCGAACGCACCTATCGGACTGCGGAGCGCCTGGAAGATGTTTTTATGGAAGAGCGCCGTTTTCAATATCAATACAACGCCGGCGATACGTTCCACTTTATGGATCAAACAACATTTGAAGAAATTGCTGTTTCCCGGGATGTTCTAGGGGAAAAAGTTATTGATTATTTGCAGGATAACCTTGAATTGATCGCGGTTTACTGTGACAATAAATTGATGAAAATCCATTTGCCCAACTTTATTGTTGCGCAAATTACGGAAGCTGAGCCTGGATTTAAAGGAGATTCCTCCCGCGCTGGAACTAAACCCGCCAAAATTGCCACCGGAGCAACTGTTCAAGTCCCTCTTTTTATTAATCCTGGTGAATGGGTAAAGATCGACACGAGAACCGACCAATATGTGGAAAGGGTACAGAAATGA
- the accB gene encoding acetyl-CoA carboxylase biotin carboxyl carrier protein codes for MNLKEIKEMINLMNENGLTELEIEREGTKIKIKKGSGAGGESVVFAPAEYRVESAASSASAASRQAQEQKITSNLKEISSPMVGTFYRAPSPEAAPFVQVGQVVEIGQVVCIIEAMKLMNEIKSEIRGKVTEVSVENAEPVEFGQTLFVVEPV; via the coding sequence ATGAATTTAAAAGAGATTAAAGAGATGATTAATCTCATGAATGAAAACGGCCTGACTGAATTAGAAATCGAACGAGAAGGAACAAAGATCAAGATCAAGAAAGGTTCGGGCGCCGGCGGTGAGTCGGTTGTTTTTGCCCCTGCCGAATATCGCGTTGAATCTGCCGCTTCTAGCGCTTCTGCCGCATCCCGCCAGGCCCAAGAACAAAAAATTACCAGCAACTTAAAAGAAATTTCATCCCCGATGGTCGGAACATTTTATCGTGCTCCATCACCGGAAGCGGCACCTTTTGTTCAAGTAGGCCAGGTGGTCGAAATAGGCCAAGTGGTTTGCATTATTGAAGCTATGAAGCTGATGAACGAAATCAAATCTGAAATTCGCGGAAAAGTTACGGAAGTCTCTGTTGAAAATGCCGAACCGGTTGAGTTCGGCCAAACCTTGTTTGTTGTCGAGCCGGTTTAA
- the accC gene encoding acetyl-CoA carboxylase biotin carboxylase subunit, with translation MFSKILIANRGEIALRVIRACKELNIRTVAVYSKADRESLHVRFADEAVCIGDAPSKESYLNIPAIISAAEITDVEAIHPGYGFLSENAHFAEICESCHITFIGPTPQTIRAMGDKVAARETMRKIGVPLCPGGDSTVKSKEEAIKIAKKIKYPVIIKAAAGGGGKGMRVCHNDISLVSSVTLAQNEAEVAFGNPAVYIEKYINDPRHVEFQIMADNYGHIIHLGERDCSIQRRHQKLLEESPSPALDEKLRRKIGEVAVKGAKAVNYRGVGTIEFLLDSDGSFYFMEMNTRVQVEHPVTEMVTGIDIVKQQICLAAGAKLKIKQDDVKLKGAAIECRINAEDPENNFMPCPGKIESLNLPGGPGVRVDTHIYPGYVISPFYDSMVAKLITYGRNRDEAIRIMLRALEEFYISPIKTTIPLHIEILNNPSFLKGQVSTHFLEKLAKTETEASKDGRK, from the coding sequence ATGTTTTCTAAAATACTGATTGCTAATCGAGGCGAGATCGCCTTGCGCGTCATTCGGGCGTGCAAAGAACTCAATATCCGCACCGTAGCAGTGTATTCAAAAGCCGATCGTGAATCTCTTCATGTGCGCTTTGCCGACGAAGCAGTTTGTATCGGCGATGCCCCCAGCAAAGAAAGTTATTTAAACATTCCCGCTATTATTTCCGCTGCCGAAATTACCGATGTGGAAGCTATCCATCCCGGATATGGTTTCCTTTCTGAAAATGCCCACTTTGCCGAGATCTGCGAATCGTGCCACATTACATTTATCGGTCCCACGCCGCAAACGATCCGGGCGATGGGCGATAAAGTTGCGGCGCGCGAAACTATGCGAAAGATCGGTGTTCCGCTTTGTCCCGGAGGCGATTCGACCGTTAAAAGCAAAGAAGAGGCCATTAAGATCGCCAAGAAGATAAAATATCCCGTCATTATTAAAGCAGCAGCCGGCGGGGGCGGTAAGGGCATGCGCGTTTGTCATAATGATATTAGCTTGGTCAGTTCGGTAACATTAGCGCAGAATGAAGCCGAAGTCGCGTTTGGTAATCCGGCAGTTTACATTGAGAAATATATTAATGATCCGCGCCATGTGGAATTTCAGATCATGGCTGATAATTACGGCCATATTATTCATTTGGGCGAACGGGATTGCAGTATTCAGCGCCGGCATCAAAAGCTATTGGAAGAATCCCCTTCGCCGGCTTTAGATGAAAAACTGCGCCGTAAGATCGGCGAAGTGGCGGTTAAGGGCGCCAAGGCTGTTAATTACCGGGGAGTAGGGACCATTGAGTTTTTGCTTGATTCGGACGGTTCATTTTATTTTATGGAAATGAATACACGCGTTCAAGTGGAGCACCCCGTGACTGAAATGGTAACCGGGATCGACATTGTTAAGCAGCAAATTTGTTTAGCTGCCGGGGCCAAGCTTAAGATCAAACAAGATGACGTGAAGCTCAAAGGTGCCGCTATTGAATGCCGCATCAATGCCGAAGATCCGGAAAATAATTTTATGCCGTGCCCGGGAAAAATTGAATCATTGAATTTGCCCGGTGGCCCGGGCGTACGAGTCGACACGCATATTTATCCCGGCTACGTCATTAGCCCGTTTTACGATTCGATGGTTGCTAAGCTCATCACATACGGTAGAAATCGAGATGAAGCCATCAGGATTATGCTACGCGCCTTAGAAGAATTTTATATCAGCCCTATCAAGACAACAATTCCTTTACATATTGAAATATTGAATAATCCGTCATTTCTTAAAGGGCAGGTTTCAACCCATTTCTTAGAAAAACTTGCAAAAACGGAAACTGAGGCTAGTAAAGATGGAAGAAAATAA
- a CDS encoding Asp23/Gls24 family envelope stress response protein → MEENKIDFGSVGIHQRAIADIVVSAIRDVSSVSLIPKNFKSRFLEFVGKQTHSGIAVTIDRDRQIAIEINIEVRYGVNIADTAQQVQSTVKLAIERMADVDLKEIRVNVQGVKRDP, encoded by the coding sequence ATGGAAGAAAATAAAATTGATTTTGGTTCGGTCGGAATTCATCAACGCGCTATTGCCGATATTGTGGTTTCGGCGATCCGAGATGTTAGCAGCGTAAGCCTTATTCCTAAAAATTTTAAAAGCCGTTTTTTGGAATTTGTGGGAAAGCAAACGCATTCCGGTATTGCTGTGACGATCGACCGCGACCGTCAGATCGCGATCGAGATCAATATTGAAGTCCGTTACGGTGTTAATATTGCCGATACAGCTCAGCAAGTCCAAAGCACCGTGAAATTAGCAATTGAAAGAATGGCGGATGTCGATTTAAAAGAAATCCGAGTCAATGTTCAAGGCGTTAAGCGGGATCCATAA
- the amaP gene encoding alkaline shock response membrane anchor protein AmaP — MRLFTKIAIYFYVLTISIGCGVVILFVTHTFMLDDVKYYMDLIYSQPRLGTIVGVTSGMLMVISLMFERIMSEARQKERTIAFDNPSGRVTISLVAMEDFIKRLVYKISEVREVRAANIVKTKKGIEVEMRLTLKADVNIPEATTRLQELAKSKVQDMLGVDEAVIVRVHISKIVSEEVKHKRGRSDFDDKIEPAVPFHGYRDI, encoded by the coding sequence ATGAGGCTTTTTACGAAGATCGCGATCTATTTTTACGTGTTAACGATTTCCATCGGTTGCGGTGTTGTGATCTTGTTCGTGACGCACACGTTCATGTTGGATGATGTGAAGTACTACATGGACCTGATCTATAGCCAACCGCGTCTGGGCACCATCGTTGGCGTTACTTCGGGGATGTTGATGGTGATCAGTCTTATGTTCGAGCGGATCATGTCGGAAGCCCGGCAAAAAGAACGGACCATTGCTTTTGATAATCCTTCGGGACGGGTGACGATCTCTTTAGTTGCTATGGAAGATTTCATCAAGAGATTGGTTTACAAGATCTCGGAAGTTAGAGAAGTCAGGGCGGCGAATATTGTCAAAACAAAAAAAGGCATTGAAGTTGAAATGCGTTTAACGCTTAAAGCGGATGTCAATATTCCTGAAGCAACAACACGGCTTCAAGAGCTAGCTAAAAGTAAAGTGCAGGATATGCTCGGCGTTGATGAGGCTGTGATCGTTCGTGTTCATATTTCAAAGATCGTTTCCGAAGAAGTTAAGCACAAACGCGGCCGATCAGATTTTGACGATAAGATCGAACCGGCAGTTCCGTTTCACGGATATCGTGATATTTAA
- a CDS encoding ATP-dependent 6-phosphofructokinase yields the protein MRKIGVLTGGADCPGLNSVIRAIVRKAANEDYVVSGIKNGWNGLIENDMRILDLRTTSGILDRGGTILGTSRINPLKNPEEIKKIKENYKRSGMDALIAIGGEETLKVALHLYREEGLHVVGVPKSIDNALFGTDYAFGFDTSVNIATECIDRLHTTAESHHRIMVVEVMGRYTGWIALEAGIAGGADVILIPEVPAKIEDVCESLRNRHKRGKMFSIVVVAEGAKIEDQTMPMGYSETVDQFGERRYSGVGEAIAKIIEKNTGYETRVSVLGYIQRGGSPSAFDRILATRFGVKAVELVKEGKFGKMVSLRDNKVRFVDIEEAVRTRKTVDLDLYEIAKVFFA from the coding sequence ATGCGCAAGATCGGTGTTCTCACGGGCGGGGCTGATTGTCCAGGGCTAAATTCAGTTATCCGCGCCATTGTCCGCAAAGCCGCAAACGAAGATTATGTCGTTTCGGGTATTAAAAACGGCTGGAACGGCTTGATCGAAAATGATATGCGTATTTTAGACCTGCGCACCACCTCTGGCATCCTCGACCGCGGCGGTACGATCCTTGGCACGAGCCGCATCAATCCTTTAAAAAATCCCGAAGAAATAAAGAAGATCAAAGAAAATTATAAGCGAAGCGGCATGGACGCGCTTATCGCCATTGGTGGGGAAGAGACACTTAAGGTAGCGCTTCATCTTTATCGCGAGGAAGGTCTCCATGTGGTTGGGGTTCCGAAATCTATTGATAATGCACTTTTTGGAACTGATTATGCTTTTGGTTTTGATACATCGGTCAATATTGCGACCGAATGCATTGATCGTCTTCACACCACGGCAGAAAGCCACCATCGCATTATGGTCGTTGAAGTTATGGGCCGTTATACCGGATGGATCGCCTTGGAGGCGGGAATTGCCGGCGGGGCGGATGTTATTTTGATCCCGGAAGTTCCGGCGAAAATTGAAGATGTTTGCGAATCACTGCGCAATCGTCATAAACGCGGAAAAATGTTCAGCATCGTCGTTGTAGCGGAAGGCGCCAAGATCGAAGACCAAACCATGCCAATGGGCTACAGCGAGACGGTCGATCAATTCGGAGAGCGCCGTTACAGCGGAGTTGGCGAAGCCATTGCGAAGATCATTGAAAAAAATACCGGATATGAAACACGCGTTAGCGTTTTAGGATATATCCAGCGCGGAGGAAGCCCATCGGCATTTGACCGTATTTTAGCAACTCGCTTTGGTGTTAAGGCGGTTGAGCTTGTTAAAGAGGGAAAATTTGGCAAGATGGTGAGCCTTAGGGATAATAAAGTCCGTTTCGTTGATATTGAAGAAGCTGTGCGGACGCGAAAGACCGTAGACCTTGACCTTTATGAAATTGCCAAGGTCTTTTTTGCTTAA
- a CDS encoding D-sedoheptulose 7-phosphate isomerase, whose protein sequence is MKDLIRRRFAESIEVKQKTLQENLNNIALAADEIIRSFKRGGKLILFGNGGSAADSQHIAAEFIGRFQKERKSLPAIALTTDTSVLTSLANDYHFDLVFARQIEGLGKRNDVVIAISTSGNSKNVIAAVKQAKKMGIKTISLTGCGGGKLASLTDISIIASSSVTARIQESHICIAHVICEIVENHFSKK, encoded by the coding sequence ATGAAAGATTTAATTCGTCGTCGATTTGCCGAGTCCATTGAAGTTAAGCAAAAGACGCTTCAGGAAAATTTAAACAACATTGCTTTAGCCGCTGATGAGATAATCAGGTCGTTTAAGCGCGGCGGAAAGCTGATCCTTTTTGGTAACGGCGGTTCGGCGGCTGACAGTCAGCATATTGCCGCGGAATTTATCGGCCGTTTTCAAAAAGAACGCAAATCTCTCCCTGCCATTGCGCTTACCACAGACACATCCGTTCTAACTTCGCTTGCGAATGATTATCATTTTGATCTCGTCTTTGCCCGTCAAATCGAAGGATTAGGTAAGCGGAATGATGTTGTCATTGCTATTTCAACCAGCGGAAATTCAAAGAATGTTATCGCGGCCGTTAAACAAGCCAAGAAGATGGGGATCAAAACTATTTCCTTGACCGGGTGTGGCGGGGGAAAGCTTGCCTCGCTTACTGATATTAGCATTATTGCTTCTTCGTCTGTGACGGCTCGGATCCAGGAATCGCATATTTGCATTGCGCATGTGATTTGTGAAATCGTCGAAAACCATTTCTCTAAAAAATGA